In the Oncorhynchus gorbuscha isolate QuinsamMale2020 ecotype Even-year linkage group LG05, OgorEven_v1.0, whole genome shotgun sequence genome, one interval contains:
- the LOC124035291 gene encoding uncharacterized protein LOC124035291, with product MSGEEIIHTTYKHMEVTGKIASVRNSFSRNQPVIIVKEKQKNEKINHEVTVYHLKRDSKSVGLAFSFRHNDQTVFSVVDGDDVKLEMKPDVKTACSDENCLFQWHEKMGEWGLLKSVAEPQKYLCIVNNKVTVGPREKKVKFRLTSK from the exons ATGTCAGGAGAAGAAATAATCCACACCACCTACAAGCACATGGAAGTAACAGGGAAGATAGCGTCAGTCAGAAATTCCTTTTCTCGAAACCAACCAGTCATCATTGTCAAGGAGAAGCAAAAGAATGAGAAAATCAATCATGAAG TGACCGTCTACCACTTGAAAAGGGATTCGAAATCTGTTGGATTGGCGTTCAGTTTCCGGCATAATGATCAGACAGTTTTCTCTGTTGTCGACGGGGATGACGTGAAG CTAGAGATGAAACCAGACGTGAAGACAGCCTGTTCAGACGAGAATTGCCTGTTCCAGTGGCATGAGAAGATGGGGGAGTGGGGCCTCCTGAAATCTGTGGCGGAACCTCAAAAGTACCTCTGTATCGTCAACAACAAGGTCACCGTCGGCCCACGGGAAAAGAAGGTTAAATTTCGGCTGACATCAAAGTGA